A window of Candidatus Omnitrophota bacterium contains these coding sequences:
- the xseA gene encoding exodeoxyribonuclease VII large subunit, which produces MDPSEAAETEPGNPAKLGGRRNPVAEGGGAIDARRLAPPPKTLTVAQVVTQIRGLIERQFPGPLWIEGELSNCSYPASGHIYFSLVDEQATDRFGQRLVLPCAFYRGANQHLKLKLADGMKVLCLGQLTTYERQGQYQLRVLRVEPRGIGALQLAFEQLKKRLQAEGLFDEARKQPIPVMPERVGIITSPTGSAIHDMVSKLRPWFRVVILPVKVQGEGASREIAAAIDLANRLRLAEVLIIGRGGGSVEDLWAFNEEPVARAIARSRTPVISAVGHQDDWTIADYVADLRASTPTDAAKLLVREKETRAQQSQQLVERLLEAMQGWLDEQSQALDALQSQLRLLHPRAQMDRYLARTQELSNQLTATMRFTLNGHSRRLQGLAGTLQALSPLAVLSRGYSVTFTFPEHRVVTSAEQVQVGDEMETILSKGRIRSAVTQFDIRHSTIDNGADDVSDP; this is translated from the coding sequence ATGGACCCGTCCGAAGCAGCGGAGACTGAGCCCGGGAACCCAGCGAAGCTGGGTGGGCGAAGGAATCCCGTAGCCGAAGGCGGAGGGGCGATTGACGCGCGACGTCTCGCCCCGCCGCCGAAGACCCTCACCGTCGCCCAGGTCGTGACCCAGATCCGCGGGCTGATTGAGCGGCAATTTCCAGGGCCCCTCTGGATCGAAGGCGAGCTGTCCAATTGCAGCTATCCCGCCTCGGGCCACATCTATTTCAGCCTCGTCGATGAGCAGGCGACGGATCGCTTCGGCCAGCGCCTGGTGCTGCCGTGCGCGTTTTACCGCGGCGCCAATCAGCACCTCAAGCTGAAGCTCGCCGACGGCATGAAGGTGCTCTGCCTGGGCCAGCTGACCACGTATGAGCGCCAAGGGCAATACCAGCTGCGCGTGCTGCGCGTGGAGCCGCGCGGTATTGGCGCGCTGCAGCTCGCCTTTGAGCAGCTCAAGAAACGCTTGCAGGCCGAGGGGTTGTTCGATGAGGCGCGTAAGCAGCCGATTCCCGTCATGCCGGAGCGCGTCGGCATCATTACCTCGCCCACCGGCTCGGCGATCCACGACATGGTCAGCAAGCTCCGCCCGTGGTTTCGGGTCGTGATCCTGCCGGTGAAGGTGCAGGGCGAAGGCGCCTCGAGGGAAATTGCGGCCGCCATTGATCTGGCGAATCGCTTGCGCCTCGCCGAGGTGCTCATCATCGGGCGCGGCGGCGGCAGCGTGGAAGATTTGTGGGCGTTTAACGAGGAGCCGGTGGCCCGCGCGATCGCCCGCTCGCGCACGCCGGTGATTTCCGCCGTGGGGCATCAGGACGATTGGACCATCGCCGACTATGTCGCGGATCTGCGCGCCTCCACCCCGACCGACGCGGCCAAGCTGCTCGTCAGGGAAAAGGAGACGCGAGCCCAGCAGTCGCAGCAATTGGTGGAGCGGCTCCTCGAGGCGATGCAGGGCTGGCTGGATGAGCAGTCGCAAGCGCTCGATGCGCTGCAGAGCCAGCTACGATTGCTCCATCCGCGGGCGCAGATGGATCGGTATCTCGCGCGCACGCAGGAGCTGTCGAACCAGCTGACGGCGACCATGCGGTTTACGCTGAACGGCCACTCGCGGCGCCTTCAGGGATTGGCTGGCACGCTGCAGGCCCTCAGCCCTCTCGCCGTGCTCTCCCGCGGCTACAGCGTGACCTTCACGTTTCCCGAGCATCGTGTGGTGACCAGCGCAGAGCAAGTCCAGGTCGGTGATGAAATGGAGACGATTCTCTCCAAAGGTCGCATACGAAGCGCGGTCACTCAATTCGACATTCGACATTCGACAATCGACAATGGAGCAGATGATGTCTCAGACCCATGA
- the xseB gene encoding exodeoxyribonuclease VII small subunit: protein MKYEDALKRLEKLVAELEKSDVDLETRLKRFEEGTKLARLLLKKLEQAQKKVELLVKTNVGEATLVPFDDDANDDTSTEDQPSS, encoded by the coding sequence CTGAAATATGAAGACGCGCTGAAACGGCTTGAGAAACTCGTCGCCGAGCTGGAAAAATCCGACGTCGATCTGGAAACGCGGCTGAAGAGGTTCGAAGAGGGGACGAAGCTCGCCCGGCTGCTGCTGAAGAAATTGGAGCAGGCTCAGAAGAAAGTCGAGCTGCTGGTCAAAACGAACGTCGGTGAGGCGACCCTCGTCCCTTTTGATGACGATGCAAACGACGACACGTCAACAGAGGATCAGCCCTCCTCCTAA